One genomic segment of Manis pentadactyla isolate mManPen7 chromosome 1, mManPen7.hap1, whole genome shotgun sequence includes these proteins:
- the CCAR2 gene encoding cell cycle and apoptosis regulator protein 2: MSQFKRQRINPLPGGRNFSGAASTSLLGPPPGLLTPPVATDLSQNARHLQGGEKQRVFTGIVTSLHDYFGVVDEEVFFQLSVVKGRLPQLGEKVLVKAAYNPGQAVPWNAVKVQTLSNQPLLKSPAPPLLHVAALGQKQGILGAQPQLIFQPHRIPPLFPQKPLSLFQTSHTLHLSHLNRFPARGPHGRLDQGRSDDYDSKKRKQRAGGEPWGAKKPRHDLPPYRVHLTPYAVDSPTCDFLELQRRYRSLLVPPDFLAVHLSWLSAFPLSQPFSLHHPSRIQVPSEKEPAADAGAEPIPADSDPAYSSKVLLLSSPGLEELYRCCMLFVDDMTEPRDAPEHPLKQIKFLLGRKEEEAVLVGGEWSPSLDGLDPKADPQVLVRTAVRCAQAQTGIDLSACTKWWRFAEFQYLQPGPPRRLQTVVVYLPDVWTIMPTLEEWETLCQQKAAEAAPPPQEGSAETEPSEQVADASEQAADASKQNPENPEVTAQQEMDTDLPEAPPPPLEPAVVARPSCVNLSLHGIVDDRRPKERISFEVMVLAELFLEMLQRDFGYRIYKMLLSLPEKVVAPPEPEKEEAVKEEEVVKEEAAKEPKDEVQSEGTAAESDAPPKEDGLLPKLPSSGGEEEDKPRVEASEDLCEMALDPELLLLRDDGEEEFAGAKLEDAEVRSVASNQSEMEFSSLQDMPKELDPTAVLPLDCLLAFVFFDANWCGYLHRRDLERILLTLGLRLSAEQAKELVSRVVTQNICQYRSLQYSRPEGTDAGLPEELLFGNMDLLPPSGKSPKPRVAPVEHKGLVSHNGSLINVGNLLQRAEQQDSGRLYLENKIHTLELKLEESHNRFSATEVTNKALAAEMQELRARLAEAEETARAAERQRNQLQRLLQEFRRRLTPLQLEMQRMVEKADSWVEKEEPAPSN; encoded by the exons ATGTCCCAGTTTAAGCGCCAGCGGATCAACCCACTTCCAGGGGGACGCAACTTCTCAG GCGCAGCTTCAACGTCTCTTCTGGGTCCTCCTCCTGGTTTGCTCACACCTCCTGTGGCCACAGACCTGTCCCAAAATGCCAGGCACCTACAG GGTGGGGAGAAGCAACGGGTCTTCACTGGCATTGTTACCAGCTTGCACGACTACTTTGGGGTCGTGGATGAAGAAGTCTTTTTTCAGCTAAG TGTGGTGAAGGGCCGGCTGCCCCAGCTGGGTGAGAAGGTGCTGGTGAAGGCTGCATACAACCCTGGCCAGGCAGTGCCCTGGAATGCTGTCAAGGTGCAAACACTCTCCAACCAG CCCCTACTGAAGTCCCCAGCACCTCCCCTTCTACATGTGGCAGCCTTGGGCCAGAAGCAAGGGATTCTGGGAGCTCAACCCCAGTTGATCTTCCAGCCTCACCGGATTCCCCCACTCTTCCCTCAGAAGC CTCTGAGTCTCTTCCAAACATCCCACACACTTCATCTGAGCCACCTGAACAGATTTCCTGCTCGGGGCCCTCACGGACGACTGGATCAGGGCCGAAG TGATGACTATGACTCCAAGAAACGCAAACAGCGGGCTGGTGGAGAGCCTTGGGGTGCTAAGAAACCAAGGCATGACCTGCCTCCTTACCGGGTCCATCTCACGCCCTATGCTGTGGACAG CCCCACGTGTGACTTCTTAGAACTCCAGCGCCGCTACCGCAGCCTCCTGGTTCCCCCAGACTTCCTGGCAGTGCATCTGAGCTGGCTGTCCGCCTTCCCTCTGAGCCAGCCCTTTTCCCTCCACCATCCAAGCCGCATCCAGGTACCTTCTGAGAAGGAGCCAGCTGCCGACGCTGGTGCCGAGCCCATCCCTGCAGACAGTGACCCTGCTTACAGCTCCAAG gtgCTGCTGCTCTCTTCCCCGGGACTGGAGGAGCTGTATCGTTGTTGCATGCTCTTTGTGGATGACATGACTGAGCCAAGGGACGCCCCGGAACATCCTTTGAAGCAGATTAAG TTTTTGCTGGGCCGGAAAGAAGAAGAGGCGGTGCTGGTTGGGGGTGAGTGGTCTCCTTCCCTGGATGGCCTCGACCCCAAGGCTGACCCACAGGTGCTAGTCCGCACTGCCGTCCGCTGTGCGCAGGCCCAGACTGGCATCGACCTGAGCGCCTGCACCAAGTG GTGGCGCTTTGCTGAGTTTCAGTACCTGCAGCCGGGACCCCCCAGGCGGCTCCAGACTGTGGTGGTGTACTTGCCTGACGTCTGGACCATCATGCCTACTTTGGAAGAGTGGGAGACCCTGTGCCAGCAGAAAGCTGCAGAGgcagctcccccaccccaggaggGGTCAGCG GAAACAGAGCCTTCAGAACAGGTAGCTGATGCATCGGAGCAAGCAGCAGACGCCTCCAAACAGAACCCAGAGAATCCGGAGGTCACTGCACAGCAGGAGATGGACACTGacctcccagaggcccctccacccccactggaACCCGCTGTCGTGGCGCGCCCTAGCTGTGTAAACCTGTCCCTCCATGGCATTGTGGATGATCGGAGGCCAAAAGAAAGGATCTCTTTTGAG GTGATGGTGTTGGCTGAACTGTTTCTGGAGATGCTGCAGAGGGATTTTGGCTATAGGATTTATAAGATGCTTCTGAGCCTTCCTGAAAAGGTTGTGGCCCCACCTGAGCCTGAGAAGGAGGAGGCAGTCAAGGAGGAAGAAGTGGTCAAGGAGGAGGCAGCCAAGGAGCCCAAGGATGAGGTACAGAGTGAGGGCACAGCTGCCGAGTCAGATGCCCCTCCG AAGGAAGATGGGCTTTTGCCCAAACTCCCATCTTCTGGGGGAGAGGAGGAAGACAAACCCCGGGTTGAGGCATCTGAGGACCTCTGTGAGATGGCCCTCGACCCGGAACTGCTGCTCCTGAGGGACGACGGGGAGGAGGAATTCG CGGGAGCTAAGCTGGAGGATGCTGAGGTCCGGTCGGTTGCCTCGAACCAGTCAGAGATGGAGTTCTCTTCCCTGCAGGACATG CCGAAGGAGCTGGACCCCACTGCTGTGCTCCCTTTGGACTGTCTTCTTGCTTTTGTCTTCTTTGATGCCAACTGGTGTGGCTATCTGCACCGGCGAGACTTGGAGAGGATCCTGCTCACCCTTGGGCTGCGGCTCAGTGCAGAGCAG GCCAAAGAGCTGGTCAGCAGGGTGGTGACCCAGAACATCTGCCAGTACCGGAGCCTTCAGTACAGCCGCCCGGAGGGCACAGACGCCGGGCTTCCCGAGGAACTGCTCTTCG GAAACATGGACCTGCTACCTCCTTCTGGGAAAAGCCCAAAGCCACGTGTCGCCCCAGTGGAGCACAAAGGCCTGGTGTCCCACAATGGCAGCCTGATCAATGTGGGGAACCTGTTGCAACGTGCAGAGCAGCAGGACAGTGGACGGCTCTACCTGGAGAATAAGATTCACACACTGGAACTGAAGCTGG AGGAGAGCCATAACCGTTTCTCAGCCACCGAAGTAACAAATAAGGCGCTGGCAGCAGAGATGCAGGAGCTGCGGGCCCGGCTGGCAGAGGCTGAGGAGACAGCCCGGGCGGCCGAACGGCAGAGGAACCAGCTCCAGCGGCTGCTACAGGAGTTCCGAAGGCGCCTGACCCCCCTGCAGCTCGAGATGCAGCGAATGGTCGAAAAG GCCGACAGCTGGGTGGAGAAGGAGGAGCCAGCACCTAGCAACTGA
- the BIN3 gene encoding bridging integrator 3 isoform X1 — protein MSWIPFKIGQPKKQIVPKTVERDFEREYGKLQQLEEQTKRLQKDMKKSTDADLAMSRSAVKISLDLLSNPLCEQDQDFLNMVTALDTAMKRMDAFNQEKVNQIQKTVIEPLKKFSSVFPSLNMAVKRREQALQDYKRLQAKVEKYEEKEKTGPVLAKLHQAREELRPVRDDFEAKNKQLLDEMPRFYTSRLDYFQPSFESLIRAQVVYYSEMHKIFGDLTQQLDQPGHSDEQWEQENEAKLSELRALSIVADD, from the exons GATTCCTTTCAAGATTGGGCAGCCCAAGAAACAAATTGTCCCCAAAACT GTGGAGAGAGACTTTGAACGAGAGTATGGAAAACTCCAGCA GCTGGAAGAGCAGACCAAGAGGCTGCAGAAGGACATGAAGAAGAGTACCGACGCCGACCTGG CCATGTCCAGATCTGCTGTGAAGATATCTTTGGACTTGCTCTCCAATCCCCTCTGCGAGCAAGACCAGGACTTTCTGAACATGGTGACAGCCCTGGACACAGCCATGAAGCGGATGGATGCCTTCAACCAGGAAAAG GTGAACCAGATTCAAAAGACTGTGATTGAACCCTTAAAAAA GTTCAGCAGCGTCTTCCCAAGCCTCAACATGGCCGTGAAACGGCGGGAGCAGGCCTTGCAGGACTACAAGAGACTGCAGGCCAAGGTGGAGAAGTATGAGGAGAAGGAGAAGACGGGGCCAGTGCTGGCCAAACTCCACCAG GCCCGAGAAGAGCTCCGGCCTGTGCGGGACGACTTTGAGGCCAAGAACAAGCAGCTCCTGGACGAGATGCCACGGTTCTACACCAGCCGCCTGGACTACTTCCAGCCCAGCTTTGAGTCCCTGATCCGCGCACAG GTTGTGTACTACTCCGAAATGCACAAGATCTTCGGAGACCTGACCCAACAGCTTGACCAGCCTGGCCACTCTGACGAGCAATGGGAGCAGGAGAACGAGGCGAAACTGAGCGAGCTCAGAGCCCTGTCTATTGTGGCCGATGACTGA
- the BIN3 gene encoding bridging integrator 3 isoform X2: MSRSAVKISLDLLSNPLCEQDQDFLNMVTALDTAMKRMDAFNQEKVNQIQKTVIEPLKKFSSVFPSLNMAVKRREQALQDYKRLQAKVEKYEEKEKTGPVLAKLHQAREELRPVRDDFEAKNKQLLDEMPRFYTSRLDYFQPSFESLIRAQVVYYSEMHKIFGDLTQQLDQPGHSDEQWEQENEAKLSELRALSIVADD; the protein is encoded by the exons ATGTCCAGATCTGCTGTGAAGATATCTTTGGACTTGCTCTCCAATCCCCTCTGCGAGCAAGACCAGGACTTTCTGAACATGGTGACAGCCCTGGACACAGCCATGAAGCGGATGGATGCCTTCAACCAGGAAAAG GTGAACCAGATTCAAAAGACTGTGATTGAACCCTTAAAAAA GTTCAGCAGCGTCTTCCCAAGCCTCAACATGGCCGTGAAACGGCGGGAGCAGGCCTTGCAGGACTACAAGAGACTGCAGGCCAAGGTGGAGAAGTATGAGGAGAAGGAGAAGACGGGGCCAGTGCTGGCCAAACTCCACCAG GCCCGAGAAGAGCTCCGGCCTGTGCGGGACGACTTTGAGGCCAAGAACAAGCAGCTCCTGGACGAGATGCCACGGTTCTACACCAGCCGCCTGGACTACTTCCAGCCCAGCTTTGAGTCCCTGATCCGCGCACAG GTTGTGTACTACTCCGAAATGCACAAGATCTTCGGAGACCTGACCCAACAGCTTGACCAGCCTGGCCACTCTGACGAGCAATGGGAGCAGGAGAACGAGGCGAAACTGAGCGAGCTCAGAGCCCTGTCTATTGTGGCCGATGACTGA